In a genomic window of Borrelia maritima:
- the secY gene encoding preprotein translocase subunit SecY, producing the protein MKELFLSLFTIKDLRNKFLFTLFILFLFRVGSYLPIPGIDSLALKSYFKSQSDFSIANYFDFFSGGAFSNFSIFMLSIGPYISASIIIQLLVYSFPSLKKMQEGDGGRQKTKKYTKYLTILAAVVQGYATSLYAKGIPGAVTIPFYRYIFIAILTVTAGTFILLWFGEQINQRGVGNGTSLIIFSGIVVRLQAALFNLFQSMQDPSQNINPVFVILVISIFILVIILIIYEYKAQMRIAIHYARANSTSTVSSYLPIKLNPSGVLPVIFASVLITLPLQILSGFAETSSIARQILSYLRPSGFYYTFLNVILIIGFTYFYSKIQLSPKDISNNIRKNGGTIPGIKSDEMERYLDEIMNKTLFSGSIFLSIIAIIPFLVQNIFRFPHDVSRIMGGSSLLIMVGVALDTLIHIDAYLKTQGFSHGNKKNYAFLQKI; encoded by the coding sequence ATGAAAGAATTGTTTTTAAGTTTATTTACTATTAAGGATTTAAGAAATAAGTTCTTGTTTACTTTATTTATTCTTTTTCTTTTTAGGGTTGGTTCGTATTTGCCGATACCGGGAATAGATTCTTTAGCGCTTAAAAGTTATTTTAAGTCGCAATCAGATTTTTCAATTGCTAATTATTTTGATTTTTTTTCAGGCGGAGCTTTTAGTAATTTTTCTATATTTATGCTTAGTATAGGCCCCTACATTTCAGCATCTATTATTATACAGCTTCTTGTATATTCGTTTCCTTCTTTAAAAAAAATGCAAGAAGGTGATGGTGGGAGACAAAAGACTAAAAAATATACAAAGTATTTAACAATACTTGCAGCTGTAGTTCAAGGGTATGCAACAAGTCTTTATGCTAAAGGTATTCCGGGCGCTGTTACTATTCCCTTTTATAGATATATATTTATTGCTATTTTAACAGTTACTGCAGGAACATTTATCCTTTTATGGTTTGGAGAACAGATTAATCAAAGAGGCGTGGGTAATGGAACATCTTTGATAATTTTTTCTGGAATAGTGGTTAGACTTCAAGCAGCTTTGTTTAACTTATTTCAAAGCATGCAGGATCCTTCTCAAAATATTAATCCTGTTTTTGTAATACTTGTTATAAGTATATTTATTTTAGTTATTATCTTAATTATATACGAATATAAGGCTCAAATGCGAATTGCTATTCATTATGCTAGAGCAAATTCTACTAGTACGGTTAGTTCATATTTACCGATTAAATTGAATCCATCGGGCGTTTTGCCTGTTATTTTTGCTTCTGTTTTAATTACTTTGCCTCTACAAATTTTAAGTGGTTTTGCAGAAACCTCTTCTATAGCTAGACAAATTTTATCATACTTAAGGCCTAGCGGATTTTATTATACTTTTTTAAATGTGATTTTAATAATTGGATTTACTTATTTTTATTCTAAGATTCAATTAAGTCCTAAAGATATAAGCAATAATATTCGTAAGAATGGGGGAACTATTCCTGGAATAAAATCTGATGAGATGGAAAGATATTTGGATGAAATTATGAATAAAACTTTATTTTCAGGATCTATTTTTTTGTCGATTATTGCAATTATTCCATTTTTAGTGCAAAATATTTTTAGATTTCCACATGATGTTTCTAGAATAATGGGAGGATCTTCTTTGCTTATTATGGTAGGAGTTGCTCTTGATACATTAATTCATATTGATGCTTATTTAAAAACTCAAGGATTTTCTCATGGAAATAAAAAGAATTATGCATTTTTGCAAAAAATTTAG
- the rpmJ gene encoding 50S ribosomal protein L36 — protein MKVRASVKPICEKCKVIKRKGVLRIICNNLKHKQRQK, from the coding sequence ATGAAAGTTAGGGCAAGTGTAAAGCCAATTTGTGAAAAATGTAAAGTTATAAAAAGAAAAGGTGTATTAAGAATTATTTGTAATAATTTGAAGCACAAACAAAGACAAAAGTAA
- the rpsM gene encoding 30S ribosomal protein S13: MARISGIDLPSNKQLKIALTSIYGIGRTRALEVCDRSSISPSKIARDLDNDEVNRLRKVIESDYVVEGKLRSEVAMSIKRLMDIACYRGVRHRKGLPLRGQRTKTNARTRKGKRKTVANKKIASK; the protein is encoded by the coding sequence ATGGCTAGAATATCAGGAATAGATTTGCCAAGTAATAAACAATTAAAAATAGCGCTTACTTCTATTTATGGTATAGGTAGAACAAGAGCTTTAGAAGTTTGCGATAGGTCAAGTATTTCTCCAAGCAAAATTGCTAGAGATTTAGATAATGATGAGGTTAATCGACTTAGGAAGGTAATTGAAAGTGATTATGTTGTGGAAGGAAAGCTTAGAAGTGAGGTTGCTATGTCTATAAAAAGACTTATGGATATAGCATGTTATAGGGGCGTTAGGCATAGAAAAGGATTGCCTTTAAGGGGGCAGAGAACTAAAACGAATGCAAGAACTAGAAAAGGAAAAAGAAAGACTGTAGCTAATAAGAAAATAGCTAGCAAATAA
- the rpsK gene encoding 30S ribosomal protein S11 produces the protein MSAKLSTSNKKKIKRNIGEGNVYIQATFNNTIVTVSDIKGNALAWASAGGMGFKGAKKSTPYAAQMTAESALNKVRDFGINYVHVYIKGPGIGRESAIRAIGSIGMTIKSISDITPIPHNGCRPKKTRRV, from the coding sequence TTGAGCGCAAAATTATCAACTAGTAATAAAAAAAAAATAAAAAGAAATATTGGAGAGGGAAACGTTTATATACAAGCTACTTTTAATAATACTATAGTTACTGTATCTGATATAAAGGGAAATGCTTTGGCTTGGGCAAGTGCTGGTGGGATGGGTTTTAAAGGAGCTAAAAAGTCAACCCCATATGCTGCTCAAATGACAGCGGAATCTGCTTTAAATAAAGTGAGAGATTTTGGAATTAATTATGTTCATGTATATATAAAAGGGCCAGGTATTGGTAGAGAGTCTGCAATAAGAGCTATTGGTTCGATTGGTATGACTATAAAATCAATTTCCGATATTACCCCCATTCCCCATAATGGATGTAGACCAAAAAAAACCAGACGAGTTTAG
- a CDS encoding DNA-directed RNA polymerase subunit alpha, with the protein MPTEKFLKDFTIPEKIEFLKGQDDGSYGKFTIYPFERGFGITIGNTLRRVLLSSIEGYAITAMRVQSNNKDSSSKIVSSEFDLIPGVSEDTLEVIANIKNIHLKLGEGELRKIISFSVNGKDTNVLKASHFERDGVEVFNKDLVIATLSHDVNLDFEFQINYGRGYVSSEQNSKYLEEVNVIALDSIFSPIEKVSYSVEDTRVGQRSDYDKLVMEIWTTGVISAKDAIKKAASTVREFLFPLVDFEDNVNVSFEKSKSESSNLLDMSIEKLDLSVRSLNCLAKENVRTLGELISKNAEDLSKARNFGKKSLEEIIEKLGSYRLFLGMSKEDALSVLSKNVKISE; encoded by the coding sequence ATGCCTACGGAAAAATTTTTGAAAGATTTCACTATACCTGAAAAAATTGAATTTTTAAAAGGCCAAGATGATGGATCTTATGGTAAATTTACGATATATCCTTTTGAAAGAGGTTTTGGGATTACTATAGGAAATACTTTAAGGCGTGTGCTGCTTTCTTCTATTGAAGGGTATGCTATTACTGCTATGAGAGTTCAATCTAACAACAAAGACTCTTCTTCCAAGATTGTTTCAAGTGAATTTGATTTGATTCCTGGAGTCTCTGAAGATACTCTTGAGGTCATTGCAAATATTAAAAATATCCATTTGAAATTGGGAGAAGGAGAGCTAAGAAAGATAATAAGCTTTAGTGTTAATGGTAAAGATACCAATGTTTTGAAAGCTTCTCATTTTGAAAGAGATGGGGTTGAAGTTTTTAATAAAGATTTGGTTATAGCCACTTTATCACATGATGTGAATTTAGATTTTGAATTTCAAATTAATTATGGCAGAGGATATGTGTCTTCTGAGCAAAATTCCAAATATTTAGAAGAAGTTAATGTTATTGCTTTAGATTCTATATTTTCTCCTATAGAGAAAGTTTCATATTCTGTAGAAGATACTAGGGTTGGTCAAAGATCAGATTATGACAAGCTTGTAATGGAAATTTGGACTACTGGCGTTATTTCTGCCAAAGATGCAATAAAAAAGGCAGCATCAACAGTAAGAGAGTTTTTGTTTCCTCTTGTAGATTTTGAAGATAATGTTAATGTATCTTTTGAAAAATCAAAATCAGAAAGTTCTAACTTACTTGATATGAGTATTGAAAAATTAGATTTGTCAGTCAGATCTTTAAATTGTTTAGCTAAAGAAAATGTGAGAACTTTAGGAGAGCTTATTAGCAAAAATGCAGAAGATCTTTCTAAAGCGAGAAATTTTGGGAAAAAAAGCTTAGAAGAGATAATCGAAAAACTTGGTTCTTATAGATTATTTTTAGGAATGTCTAAAGAAGATGCTCTATCTGTATTGAGCAAGAATGTTAAAATATCTGAATAA
- the rplQ gene encoding 50S ribosomal protein L17 yields the protein MKTKLGFNRLSRKSSHRRALLKNMVISFLKHEKISSTKVKLFEVKRFAERLITKAKVDTVHNRRELSKFIHDKYILNKLFTKISPVFRQRSGGYTRVIKLGKRYGDAAEMAILELVEKPLKVE from the coding sequence ATGAAAACAAAATTGGGTTTTAATAGATTAAGTAGAAAATCTAGCCATAGAAGGGCACTTTTAAAGAATATGGTGATTTCTTTTTTAAAACATGAAAAAATTTCTTCTACTAAGGTAAAATTGTTTGAAGTTAAAAGATTTGCTGAAAGATTAATTACAAAGGCAAAAGTTGATACTGTGCATAATAGACGAGAATTATCAAAATTTATACATGATAAGTATATTTTAAATAAGCTATTTACCAAAATTTCTCCTGTTTTTAGACAAAGAAGTGGTGGGTATACTAGGGTGATTAAATTAGGGAAAAGATATGGAGATGCGGCTGAAATGGCTATTTTAGAATTAGTCGAAAAGCCTTTAAAAGTTGAATAA
- the rny gene encoding ribonuclease Y, which translates to MIYIIFSSIFAGFILGFLVKVFLGRLSLLDLEKNLTKVRVESKLEIENERRQIIANAKSQMLKEKNQQDRDIRDRKNEIVNLEKRLLQREETLDKRISALDKQQSRVDFKIKEFEHKEKIIREKEADLIKRLENISGLTREDARKIVIEKIEHESRRDAQVIINKSEQEAQLLADKVAKDILVSTMQRIVTEVSSEFTVASVELPNDEMKGRIIGKEGRNIRALETLIGADIIIDDTPEAVVISCFDPIRKELAKRTLERLVTDGRIHPARIEEVVYNVTNEINSIIQEEGEKVVFDLNIHGLDKRLIRGLGRLYFRSSYGQNVLSHSKETAIIGEILAKEMKLDPVVVKRACLLHDIGKGMESISENSEGHAITGAELAQSCGESEIVVNAIAAHHNEVKPESLEAIVVQIADAISASRPGARRESLNNYINRLKRLEDIAYSFEGVQKCYAIQAGREVRIIVDNVLVNDEKSVLLARDIAKKIEAEMRYPGKIKVTIIRETRVIEYAR; encoded by the coding sequence ATGATATATATTATTTTTTCTTCTATTTTTGCTGGCTTTATATTAGGATTTTTAGTAAAAGTTTTTTTAGGTAGATTGTCTTTATTAGATTTAGAAAAAAATCTGACAAAAGTAAGGGTAGAATCAAAATTAGAGATAGAAAATGAAAGAAGGCAAATTATTGCTAATGCAAAATCTCAAATGCTTAAAGAAAAAAACCAGCAAGATAGGGATATAAGAGATCGAAAAAATGAGATTGTTAATCTAGAAAAAAGATTATTACAAAGAGAAGAAACTTTAGATAAGAGAATATCTGCTCTTGATAAACAGCAATCCAGAGTTGATTTTAAAATTAAAGAATTTGAACACAAAGAAAAAATAATAAGAGAAAAAGAGGCCGATCTTATTAAGAGGTTAGAGAATATTTCTGGTCTTACAAGAGAGGACGCAAGAAAAATTGTAATTGAAAAAATTGAACATGAGTCTAGAAGAGATGCTCAAGTTATTATCAATAAAAGTGAGCAAGAAGCCCAGTTATTAGCAGATAAGGTCGCAAAAGATATTTTAGTATCTACCATGCAGCGTATTGTTACAGAGGTAAGTTCGGAGTTTACAGTAGCTTCTGTTGAATTGCCCAATGATGAGATGAAAGGTAGGATTATAGGTAAAGAAGGGCGTAATATTAGGGCCCTTGAGACTTTAATAGGAGCCGATATTATTATTGATGATACGCCTGAAGCTGTTGTTATATCTTGTTTTGATCCAATAAGAAAAGAGCTTGCCAAGAGAACTTTAGAAAGGCTTGTTACAGATGGTAGAATTCACCCTGCTAGGATTGAAGAAGTTGTGTATAATGTTACCAATGAAATAAATAGTATTATTCAAGAAGAAGGTGAAAAGGTAGTTTTTGATCTTAATATACATGGGCTTGATAAGAGACTTATTAGAGGGCTGGGAAGGCTTTATTTTAGAAGTAGTTATGGTCAAAATGTTCTAAGCCATTCTAAAGAAACGGCTATAATAGGAGAAATTTTAGCGAAAGAAATGAAATTAGATCCTGTTGTAGTAAAAAGAGCATGTCTTTTACATGATATTGGGAAAGGGATGGAAAGTATTTCTGAAAATAGCGAGGGGCATGCCATTACTGGGGCTGAACTTGCTCAAAGTTGTGGAGAGAGCGAAATTGTTGTTAATGCTATTGCTGCTCATCATAATGAAGTGAAACCTGAGAGCCTTGAAGCTATTGTTGTTCAAATAGCAGATGCCATTTCAGCATCTCGTCCTGGAGCAAGACGAGAAAGTTTGAATAACTATATAAATAGGCTTAAAAGACTCGAAGACATTGCTTATAGTTTTGAAGGTGTTCAAAAGTGCTATGCAATTCAGGCTGGTCGTGAAGTTAGAATTATTGTTGACAATGTCTTGGTTAATGATGAAAAGTCAGTTTTACTTGCAAGGGACATTGCTAAGAAGATAGAAGCTGAAATGAGATATCCTGGAAAAATTAAAGTTACAATTATTCGTGAAACCAGAGTTATTGAATATGCAAGATAG
- a CDS encoding TIGR00282 family metallophosphoesterase, which yields MQDSTIKTLIIGDIIGESGLKKVFFNLKNIKNKYRIDLVIANGENSSNGFGITPEIANNLFRSGVDVITTGNHVYSNYKINDYLNKQTYILRPNNFSDLLDGHGYCFLTIRDEKVAVINVQGVLNMNFIVKNPFDSTKKLVNMISNKVKTIFVDFHAESNYEKESFGYFLNGSVTGVVGTHTHIMTKDERILSKGTAYISDVGMTGGLNSVIGFNPDISLKGLLEYTSLRSEVSEDDTILQGVVITSNLRTGCALKIERIQK from the coding sequence ATGCAAGATAGCACTATTAAAACCTTGATAATTGGGGATATAATAGGTGAGAGTGGATTAAAGAAAGTTTTTTTTAATCTTAAAAATATTAAGAACAAATATCGAATAGATTTAGTAATTGCTAATGGAGAAAATTCTTCAAATGGTTTTGGTATAACTCCAGAAATAGCAAATAATCTTTTTAGATCGGGTGTTGATGTTATTACTACTGGTAATCATGTGTATTCTAATTATAAAATAAATGATTATCTAAATAAGCAAACATATATATTAAGACCAAATAATTTTTCAGATTTGTTAGATGGGCATGGTTATTGTTTTTTAACCATTAGAGATGAAAAGGTTGCTGTGATTAATGTTCAAGGGGTTTTAAATATGAATTTTATTGTTAAGAACCCTTTTGATAGCACAAAAAAATTGGTTAATATGATTAGCAATAAGGTTAAAACTATTTTTGTAGATTTTCATGCTGAGAGTAATTATGAAAAAGAAAGTTTTGGATATTTTTTAAATGGTTCTGTAACAGGTGTTGTCGGTACACATACTCATATTATGACCAAAGATGAAAGAATATTGTCAAAAGGGACAGCTTATATTAGTGATGTCGGAATGACAGGGGGATTAAATTCTGTAATAGGATTTAATCCTGATATTTCTCTTAAAGGCTTGCTTGAATATACCTCTTTAAGATCTGAAGTTTCAGAAGACGATACAATTTTACAGGGGGTTGTTATTACTTCTAATTTAAGGACAGGTTGTGCTTTAAAAATTGAAAGAATTCAGAAATAA
- a CDS encoding TlyA family RNA methyltransferase, which yields MKEFRNNLLNVLCKRYPEKTRKELMVFILTGSVYVNSHKEKNPKILINKTSKIDLVENTCQTFVSRGGYKLLEALEYFKIEVKNKICVDVGSSTGGFTDCLLQCGANFVYSIDVGINQLSYKLRIDPRVEVLERTNIFDVKGFKIVPNFAVVDVSFRSSISICVNLIDKLSDNFIIVLIKPQFEFKSLNLDIKNFNGVVNSKYLKIILQSVIEKFYKNKLQVKNILKLKTKGKKGNQEFMFLVVGSSVLNISSSMQLLSGIKF from the coding sequence TTGAAAGAATTCAGAAATAATTTATTAAATGTACTTTGTAAAAGATATCCAGAAAAAACACGAAAAGAATTAATGGTTTTTATTTTAACAGGCAGTGTATATGTAAATTCTCATAAAGAAAAAAATCCTAAAATCTTAATAAACAAAACAAGTAAAATAGATTTGGTTGAGAATACTTGCCAAACATTTGTGTCAAGGGGGGGGTATAAGCTTTTAGAGGCTCTTGAATATTTTAAGATCGAAGTTAAAAATAAAATTTGTGTTGATGTTGGTTCTTCAACTGGTGGTTTTACTGATTGTCTGTTACAGTGTGGCGCCAATTTTGTTTATTCAATTGATGTAGGTATTAATCAACTTTCTTATAAATTAAGGATTGATCCGAGAGTTGAAGTTTTAGAGAGAACTAATATTTTTGATGTTAAAGGATTTAAAATTGTGCCTAATTTTGCAGTTGTAGATGTTTCTTTTAGATCATCAATAAGTATATGTGTAAACTTAATAGATAAACTTTCTGATAATTTTATTATAGTTTTAATTAAGCCTCAGTTTGAGTTTAAAAGTTTAAATTTAGATATAAAAAATTTTAATGGTGTTGTGAATAGCAAGTATTTGAAGATAATTTTGCAAAGTGTAATTGAAAAGTTTTATAAAAATAAATTACAAGTTAAAAATATATTAAAGTTAAAAACCAAAGGCAAAAAAGGCAATCAAGAATTTATGTTTTTAGTTGTTGGATCAAGCGTTTTAAATATTTCAAGCTCTATGCAATTGCTTAGCGGTATTAAATTTTAA
- a CDS encoding GerMN domain-containing protein: MKRKKKSPSNKSDMLLILIAIILTIISALLITKNSLIMHIFKEKDFDNSLFESNQTQDKKLIEAKKNNDKNTNIKILKNESFLIQPPEIKKLEEELKQNQRNNSLKNKKFIKLYFIKVTPEGYFLRQNVKRTIFYDKNILEETLKSLIKGPNEYELKNNFLSLIPIKTKLLNLSLSEGIAKINLSKEFYENSFGIEGIINQIAQIILTCLEIKGIAGIILTIENNPIILEELNLNFSGILNKKTLDKY; encoded by the coding sequence TTGAAAAGAAAAAAAAAATCACCCTCAAACAAATCAGACATGCTTTTAATTTTAATTGCTATTATTTTAACAATAATTAGTGCCTTATTAATAACTAAAAATTCGCTTATAATGCATATTTTTAAAGAAAAAGATTTTGACAACAGCTTATTTGAATCAAATCAAACACAAGATAAAAAGTTAATTGAAGCTAAAAAAAACAATGATAAAAATACAAATATAAAAATACTCAAAAATGAAAGTTTTTTAATCCAGCCGCCAGAAATAAAAAAACTTGAAGAAGAACTTAAACAAAACCAAAGAAATAATAGTCTTAAAAATAAAAAATTTATTAAGCTTTATTTTATAAAAGTCACTCCAGAAGGCTATTTTTTAAGACAAAATGTAAAAAGAACTATATTCTACGACAAAAACATTCTAGAAGAAACACTAAAATCTTTAATCAAAGGGCCAAATGAATACGAGCTAAAAAATAATTTTTTAAGTTTAATCCCTATAAAAACTAAACTGTTAAACTTAAGCTTAAGTGAAGGAATTGCCAAAATAAACTTATCTAAAGAATTTTATGAAAATAGTTTCGGGATTGAAGGAATAATTAATCAAATCGCTCAAATAATCTTAACATGCCTTGAAATCAAAGGAATTGCTGGAATAATTTTAACAATAGAAAATAATCCAATAATACTTGAGGAATTAAACTTAAACTTTTCAGGAATATTAAATAAAAAAACTTTAGACAAATATTAA
- the der gene encoding ribosome biogenesis GTPase Der, which translates to MLSYKKVLIVGRPNVGKSALFNRILNTKRSITESAYGVTRDLVEEVCRVGSFNFKLIDTGGFTILKDEISKVIVQKVLNSLEKVDLILLVLDVNEILLEDYKIIERLRKYTSKVILVLNKVDTKDKEFLAYEFHNLGFKRYFLVSAVHSRGITELRDFLKAEVGQVNIEDEVNIKVGIIGKPNSGKSTLINYLSGNEISIVSDQPGTTRDFIKTKFTKNGKVFEIIDTAGIRRRARVNEIVEYYSVNRALKVIDMVDIVFLLIDVKEELTSQDKKIAHYVTKKGKGIIIVFSKWDLVEKSKGYFGALKSRVKFFFPILNFAPIFRISVHKKMGLDSLFKEVFKLKDQLELKTSTQDLNKMLNLWVKDYHLNIFHKIKYITQVSTNPVKFVLFANKIKNFPNSYYNYLVNNLRKIGYKNIPILVELKEKIRDLK; encoded by the coding sequence TTGCTTAGTTATAAAAAGGTTCTTATTGTTGGTAGACCAAATGTTGGGAAATCTGCTTTATTTAATCGAATTTTAAATACCAAAAGAAGTATTACTGAGAGTGCTTACGGCGTTACTAGGGATTTAGTTGAAGAGGTTTGTAGGGTTGGTTCTTTTAATTTTAAATTAATTGATACTGGTGGGTTTACGATCTTAAAAGATGAGATTAGCAAAGTTATTGTTCAAAAGGTTTTAAACTCTTTAGAAAAAGTTGATTTAATTTTATTGGTTTTAGATGTTAATGAAATTTTACTTGAAGATTATAAGATTATTGAGAGGCTGAGAAAATATACTAGTAAAGTAATTTTAGTTTTAAACAAAGTAGATACTAAAGATAAGGAATTTTTAGCTTATGAATTTCATAATTTAGGATTCAAGCGCTATTTTTTGGTTAGTGCAGTTCATTCTCGAGGCATTACTGAGCTTAGAGATTTTTTAAAAGCAGAAGTTGGTCAAGTTAATATTGAGGATGAAGTTAATATTAAAGTTGGAATTATAGGCAAGCCTAATTCAGGCAAGTCTACTCTTATTAATTATTTATCTGGAAATGAAATCTCAATTGTTTCAGACCAACCTGGTACTACTAGAGATTTTATTAAGACTAAGTTTACCAAAAATGGCAAAGTTTTTGAGATTATTGATACAGCTGGGATAAGGCGAAGAGCGAGAGTAAATGAAATTGTTGAATATTATTCTGTTAATAGGGCGTTAAAAGTAATTGATATGGTGGATATTGTGTTTTTGTTGATTGATGTTAAAGAAGAATTAACTTCTCAGGATAAAAAGATTGCACATTATGTCACTAAAAAGGGAAAAGGAATTATTATTGTTTTTAGCAAATGGGATCTTGTGGAAAAATCTAAAGGTTATTTTGGAGCCTTAAAGAGTCGTGTGAAATTTTTTTTTCCTATCTTAAATTTTGCACCTATATTTAGAATTTCTGTTCATAAAAAGATGGGTCTAGATTCTCTTTTTAAAGAAGTTTTTAAGTTAAAAGATCAGCTTGAGCTTAAAACTAGTACTCAAGATCTAAATAAAATGTTAAACTTATGGGTCAAGGATTATCATTTAAATATTTTTCATAAAATAAAATATATTACACAAGTTAGCACTAACCCTGTTAAGTTTGTTCTTTTTGCAAATAAAATAAAAAATTTTCCAAATTCTTACTATAATTATTTAGTAAATAATTTGCGTAAAATTGGATATAAAAATATTCCAATTTTAGTAGAATTAAAGGAAAAAATAAGAGATTTAAAGTGA
- a CDS encoding HAD family hydrolase codes for MIKAVVFDLDGTLYPEVDRNKLMFFEFLTNVKFFLAFKQIRKEIRILQNNQFSPSNRYELFSLQVKMLSKHLNLNENWCAFLLNKIYYSQIFSDKFKKLKPYFGVKDLIYWLKFKGIKLGVMSDFPILGRVENLLGIQDSFWDILHSSEDTGYLKPHKAPFLKVIEDLNLSSNNILYVGNSYKYDILGAKNVSMKAAFFSKKKKNYEKMIDFIFHDYKDLREYIRLNI; via the coding sequence ATGATTAAAGCTGTAGTATTTGATTTAGATGGCACCTTGTATCCTGAGGTGGATAGAAATAAATTAATGTTTTTTGAATTTTTAACCAATGTTAAGTTTTTTTTAGCTTTTAAACAGATTAGAAAAGAAATACGAATTTTGCAAAATAATCAGTTTTCGCCTTCAAATAGGTATGAACTATTTTCTCTTCAGGTTAAAATGCTTTCTAAGCATTTAAATCTTAATGAAAATTGGTGTGCTTTTTTATTAAATAAAATATATTACAGTCAGATTTTTAGCGATAAGTTTAAGAAGCTTAAGCCATATTTTGGAGTGAAAGATTTAATATATTGGCTTAAATTTAAGGGGATAAAATTAGGTGTAATGTCAGACTTTCCTATTTTAGGTCGTGTAGAAAATTTATTGGGGATTCAAGACAGTTTTTGGGATATTCTTCATTCCTCGGAAGACACTGGATATTTAAAGCCACATAAAGCGCCTTTTTTAAAAGTTATTGAGGATTTAAATTTAAGTAGTAATAATATTTTGTATGTGGGCAATTCTTATAAATATGACATTTTGGGTGCTAAAAATGTTTCAATGAAAGCAGCCTTTTTCTCAAAAAAGAAAAAAAATTACGAAAAAATGATTGATTTTATTTTTCATGATTACAAAGACTTAAGAGAATATATACGTTTGAATATATAG